Proteins from a single region of Amycolatopsis sp. CA-230715:
- a CDS encoding oxygenase MpaB family protein, which produces MDEHSRRKVLKASGALGALGALGFATPARAVPWTWRPANSVAGAGAGTDPKWVWDAEADPLVASLLDRGDVPAVNALLRTWTKNGQPLPAGLPPDLRDFVEHARRLPSWVDERKLATAYDFTEKRGLYLGVLYGLASGMMSTVIPHEARAVYYSKGGANLKDRISKTAKLGYDIGTRDAFAPGGEMIVTCVKTRLVHAAVRHLLPKSPHWPGTADEKIPISQADMLVTWHSLPTTVMRKLTGWQVPIPGAESEAFLHSWQLGGHLLGIRDEYLPASWEAANAQAAQILTPVLAPTPEGIELADLLLGLGSAVDGGVLSKPILGAFTRFLLGDEIAEWLRIPREPIWDPLLHAAWGPFVAVREGMLPFPMAPKAYWLFDEFLRKAALLYLSEGRPISIEIPDANQPS; this is translated from the coding sequence ATGGACGAACACAGCAGGCGCAAGGTGTTGAAGGCGAGCGGAGCGTTGGGCGCGCTCGGGGCGCTGGGCTTCGCGACGCCGGCGCGGGCGGTGCCGTGGACGTGGCGGCCGGCCAATTCGGTGGCCGGTGCGGGCGCGGGCACCGACCCGAAATGGGTGTGGGACGCCGAAGCCGACCCGTTGGTGGCGTCGCTGCTCGACCGCGGGGACGTGCCCGCGGTCAACGCGCTGTTGCGGACGTGGACGAAGAACGGCCAGCCGCTGCCCGCGGGGCTGCCGCCGGATCTGCGGGACTTCGTGGAACACGCGCGCCGCCTGCCGTCCTGGGTGGACGAACGGAAGCTGGCGACCGCCTACGACTTCACCGAGAAGCGCGGCCTCTACCTCGGCGTGCTCTACGGCCTCGCCAGCGGCATGATGAGCACGGTCATCCCGCACGAGGCGCGCGCGGTCTACTACTCCAAGGGCGGCGCGAACCTGAAGGACCGCATCTCCAAGACCGCCAAACTGGGCTACGACATCGGGACCCGTGACGCCTTCGCGCCCGGCGGCGAAATGATCGTCACCTGCGTGAAGACGCGGCTGGTGCACGCCGCGGTGCGGCACCTGCTGCCGAAGTCACCGCACTGGCCGGGGACCGCCGACGAGAAGATCCCGATCAGCCAGGCGGACATGCTCGTCACCTGGCACAGCCTGCCGACGACCGTCATGCGGAAGCTGACCGGGTGGCAGGTGCCGATCCCCGGCGCCGAATCCGAAGCGTTCCTGCATTCGTGGCAACTCGGCGGGCACCTGCTGGGCATCAGGGACGAGTACCTGCCCGCGTCGTGGGAGGCGGCGAACGCGCAGGCCGCCCAGATCCTGACGCCGGTACTGGCGCCGACGCCGGAGGGGATCGAGCTGGCCGACCTCCTCCTCGGCCTCGGCTCGGCGGTCGACGGCGGCGTGCTCAGCAAACCGATCCTCGGCGCGTTCACCCGGTTCCTGCTCGGCGACGAAATCGCCGAGTGGCTCCGCATTCCGCGCGAACCGATCTGGGATCCGCTCCTGCACGCGGCATGGGGCCCGTTCGTCGCCGTCCGGGAGGGCATGCTGCCCTTTCCCATGGCGCCCAAGGCCTATTGGCTCTTCGACGAGTTCCTCCGCAAGGCCGCCCTGCTGTACCTGTCCGAGGGTCGGCCCATCAGCATCGAAATCCCCGATGCCAACCAACCGTCCTAA